From a region of the Corvus cornix cornix isolate S_Up_H32 chromosome 2, ASM73873v5, whole genome shotgun sequence genome:
- the LRATD2 gene encoding protein LRATD2, translated as MGNQVEKLTHLNYKEVPTADPTGMDRDEGPRIGVSYIFSNDDDELEQQQDSVHDLGGENPALQPYDPQLHEVECSVYYRDECIYQKSFSEEDTQLEEGDEGGGGHLSTYTPENLLNRCKPGDLVEFVCQAQYPHWVVYVGDFQVVHLHRLEVVNSFLTDASQGRRGRIANQLYRYKPLSPAVVVRNALEQVGCKDRDLSWRNSECFAAWCRYGKREFKIGGELRIGKQPYRLQIQLGDKRSHTLEFQSLEDLIMEKRRNDQIGRAAVIQELSSHLQAAEEEEEDHHHPGAQTAVE; from the coding sequence ATGGGGAACCAGGTGGAGAAGCTGACCCATCTCAACTACAAGGAAGTTCCCACGGCCGACCCGACAGGTATGGACAGAGATGAAGGGCCCAGGATCGGGGTTTCCTACATCTTTTCGAATGACGATgatgagctggagcagcagcaggattcGGTGCATGACCTGGGGGGTGAAaaccctgccctgcagccctaCGATCCCCAGCTGCACGAGGTGGAGTGCTCAGTCTATTACCGGGATGAGTGTATTTACCAGAAGAGCTTTTCAGAGGAGGACACGCAGCTAGAGGAGGGCGATGAAGGAGGTGGGGGGCATCTGAGCACCTACACCCCGGAGAACCTGCTGAATAGGTGTAAACCAGGTGACCTGGTGGAGTTTGTGTGCCAAGCCCAGTATCCGCACTGGGTGGTCTATGTCGGGGATTTTCAAGTTGTGCACCTGCATCGGCTGGAGGTGGTGAACAGCTTCCTCACCGATGCCAGCCAGGGCAGACGGGGCCGCATTGCCAACCAGCTGTACCGCTACAAACCCCTCAGCCCGGCCGTGGTGGTGCGCAATGCCCTGGAGCAGGTGGGTTGCAAGGATCGGGACTTGAGCTGGAGAAACTCTGAGTGTTTTGCTGCCTGGTGCCGATACGGCAAGCGAGAGTTTAAAATCGGCGGGGAGCTGCGCATAGGCAAGCAGCCCTACCGATTGCAGATCCAGCTGGGTGACAAGCGCAGCCACACGCTGGAGTTTCAGAGCCTGGAGGATCTGATaatggagaagaggagaaatgaCCAGATTGGTAGGGCTGCTGTGATCCAGGAGCTCTCCAGCCacctgcaggctgcagaggaggaggaagaagaccATCATCATCCAGGTGCTCAGACTGCTGTGGAGTAG